The Ammoniphilus oxalaticus genome contains a region encoding:
- a CDS encoding HIT family protein translates to MRNGLKAFKDKFKVEDLTIYETEHWVWSLRPHQATLGSGILSLKRECATFGELAQEEYGDLYQMIKVIEGSLQELFHYDVINYLMLMMVDKHVHYHVIPRYKSEREQFDQVWKDQAWPGLPDLSGEVSESEALCKIASYVKSNLKQVHN, encoded by the coding sequence TTGCGCAACGGGTTAAAAGCTTTTAAAGATAAATTTAAGGTAGAGGATTTGACGATCTATGAAACAGAACATTGGGTATGGTCGCTTCGTCCTCACCAAGCTACTTTAGGGTCGGGAATTCTATCGTTAAAAAGAGAATGCGCGACTTTTGGTGAATTGGCTCAAGAAGAGTATGGGGATCTTTATCAGATGATTAAAGTTATTGAAGGATCTCTTCAAGAGTTATTTCATTATGATGTCATTAATTATTTGATGTTAATGATGGTAGATAAACATGTTCACTATCATGTAATTCCTCGCTACAAAAGTGAAAGGGAACAATTTGATCAGGTATGGAAGGATCAGGCATGGCCGGGGTTGCCAGATTTATCGGGAGAGGTATCCGAGAGCGAAGCGCTTTGCAAGATCGCTTCGTACGTTAAGAGCAATCTTAAACAAGTTCATAATTAA
- a CDS encoding right-handed parallel beta-helix repeat-containing protein, which yields MKGKPLRITVSLLLLFSSFIPATGATLAKAESDQTWIIEELESVKERIDGIIAKIGSDEPVEPTPSDPETPGTPDQQVYELDLKEWNVYNDGTHPEETTKGINRALVWAKEQGYDTLKLPAGTFLISKGDGTYQNRADSLITLISDMTLLLDDDTVLQKETNGYDQYSLIHVSPLVDNVTIKGGTLIGDRDTHDYTTIRNTHEWGHGINIVGGRNITVDGVNIQKFSGDGVYIGGSTMPGSYPITASGLEVGGIDSNGKPINESGKIRTKELRDFSNITHERHKIVNIWLAEGLNSKNFEVFYYDANGNFLSKDIGRVYTKYSIAPKEADTYKIVFNAANTSKVKMTMMSIENAKDVRIVNNDIGHNRRQGITAGGEDIQILNNNIHDTTGVAPQSGIDIEPGFFPARNQLIKGNTFKDNKIQMVLAYGNDAVIEENTFISDREKVPGTIGLHVHADYVGVKISNNTFEQVGLTSYPANAEINGNHFVRGGATLYGANNIFKNNTITDGGLSVGSGNSEGTIISDTTIISTGDHPKNGGSLTISGKPVIVENVQLKGTPETPVTIAGYSAKDTVFNGLVMENGASGTTGLPSGTYVNSAFNYTGNGTSALAVQYNADVTIKDSEFNDVRLGLYSITAKAQVEDSVFNYTGDLENPAIYVTTGDHLTVENSVFNAKNLTKESVYIVKIGQHAWKNRPAKINSATVKGNQIYTNLAARGIYTPDAGIGAPAFDIQNNTLYGAKLYLTDKDINVNNKEMPYE from the coding sequence TTGAAAGGAAAGCCTCTAAGAATTACTGTAAGTTTGTTGCTTTTATTTTCAAGTTTTATCCCCGCAACAGGCGCGACCCTCGCAAAAGCAGAATCTGATCAAACATGGATAATCGAGGAGCTAGAATCTGTCAAAGAAAGGATCGACGGCATTATAGCCAAAATCGGGTCTGATGAACCCGTAGAACCGACGCCATCCGACCCGGAGACACCCGGGACACCGGATCAACAAGTATATGAGTTAGATTTAAAGGAATGGAATGTCTATAATGATGGAACCCATCCGGAAGAAACAACAAAAGGAATTAACAGGGCATTGGTTTGGGCAAAGGAGCAGGGATACGACACATTAAAACTGCCGGCTGGGACTTTCCTAATCTCCAAGGGTGATGGAACATACCAAAATCGAGCTGACTCGCTCATCACTTTAATCAGCGATATGACCTTGCTGCTAGACGATGACACCGTGTTGCAAAAAGAAACCAATGGATACGACCAATATTCTTTGATCCATGTAAGTCCCCTGGTCGACAATGTAACGATCAAAGGCGGGACACTGATTGGGGATCGAGACACACATGATTACACAACCATCAGAAACACGCACGAATGGGGGCATGGAATCAACATTGTCGGCGGAAGAAATATAACTGTCGATGGGGTGAACATTCAAAAGTTCTCTGGGGACGGGGTCTACATCGGCGGATCCACTATGCCTGGAAGTTATCCGATAACCGCAAGCGGTCTGGAGGTAGGAGGCATCGATTCCAACGGCAAACCCATCAATGAATCAGGTAAAATTCGCACGAAAGAACTAAGAGATTTTAGCAACATCACGCATGAAAGGCACAAAATCGTCAATATTTGGCTAGCAGAAGGCCTAAACAGCAAAAATTTCGAAGTCTTTTACTATGACGCAAATGGCAATTTCTTGAGCAAAGATATCGGGCGCGTGTACACCAAATATTCGATCGCTCCTAAAGAAGCCGACACTTACAAAATTGTTTTTAATGCCGCTAACACATCCAAAGTAAAAATGACGATGATGTCGATAGAGAACGCGAAAGATGTGCGGATCGTAAACAACGACATTGGACACAATCGCAGACAAGGCATTACAGCGGGCGGTGAAGATATTCAAATCCTAAATAACAATATTCATGACACCACAGGAGTTGCGCCCCAATCCGGGATTGATATTGAACCTGGCTTCTTCCCGGCGAGAAATCAATTAATTAAGGGGAACACATTCAAAGATAATAAAATCCAAATGGTGCTGGCCTACGGAAATGATGCTGTAATTGAAGAAAATACCTTTATCTCAGACAGAGAAAAAGTCCCAGGCACGATCGGCTTACACGTCCACGCTGATTATGTCGGAGTCAAAATAAGTAACAATACATTTGAACAAGTCGGACTAACATCCTACCCAGCAAATGCCGAAATCAATGGTAACCACTTTGTCCGCGGGGGCGCAACGCTGTACGGCGCAAACAATATTTTCAAAAACAACACGATTACCGATGGCGGTTTGAGTGTAGGTTCCGGGAATAGCGAGGGAACCATCATTTCAGACACAACCATCATCAGTACAGGAGACCACCCTAAAAATGGCGGAAGTCTTACGATTAGCGGCAAACCGGTTATTGTAGAAAACGTCCAATTAAAAGGAACACCGGAAACGCCCGTCACAATTGCCGGTTATAGCGCCAAAGACACCGTGTTCAATGGATTAGTCATGGAAAATGGAGCCTCAGGAACCACAGGCCTGCCTTCAGGAACCTATGTGAACAGCGCCTTCAACTATACAGGAAACGGAACCTCAGCTTTGGCCGTGCAATATAACGCGGATGTTACGATAAAGGACTCCGAATTTAACGATGTTCGATTGGGCCTATACAGCATAACCGCGAAAGCCCAAGTCGAAGATTCCGTTTTTAACTACACGGGTGATTTAGAAAATCCTGCGATCTACGTGACGACAGGGGATCATTTAACCGTAGAAAACAGCGTATTTAATGCGAAGAATTTAACGAAAGAATCCGTTTATATTGTCAAAATTGGTCAACATGCTTGGAAGAATCGCCCAGCTAAAATAAATAGCGCGACCGTTAAAGGCAATCAAATCTACACCAACCTCGCGGCAAGAGGGATTTACACCCCTGACGCAGGAATTGGCGCTCCAGCGTTTGACATCCAAAACAATACGTTATATGGCGCAAAACTGTATCTAACGGACAAAGATATCAATGTAAATAATAAAGAAATGCCTTATGAATGA
- a CDS encoding SpvB/TcaC N-terminal domain-containing protein has protein sequence MSKHRIQDQRSAGIRDSAQQPQQSRGQETSSQQSFSSGGGLPILSAPQLSLPKGGGAIQSMDEKLSVHSNTGAASLSIPLYISPGRQEFQPALSLSYDSGAGNSPFGLGCSVSIPSITRKTAKGIPTYRDSEDADTFIFGGAEDLVPFNANASETGEATSDVFHRVEEGVEYRVRRYRPRIEGLFIRIERWTEVHSGIIHWRSVSKDQVTSIYGKKEEARIADPQHPNKIFQWNLEQSYDTKGNIIVYEYKREDGLNVKSHALNEQHRFKLSKFSNLYLKRIRYGNQRPFEASEWLFEVVFDYGEHGDLAEIPQYELTREWSVRKDPFSSYRSGFEIRTYRLCQRVLMYHHFVELGEGPTLTRSTNFTYEHGAALTTLIKVEQIGFRKGANGHIEQQTFPPLELNYSKSVLQGQLKELDPTSLENAPAGIDGDAYRLIDLDGEGLPGILAQGPNAWYYKRNLGNGKFGTQKLVDPLPALARSPRRKHQLTDVTGSGQLDLVEYDGTRAGFYERNEEGSWQPFTPLHSIPNVNWNDPNLRFIDLTGDGRLDLLLTEDTVFTYYPTKGSEGFGLPQRVQKEIDEEKGPNLVFADAIESIYLADMSGDGLTDLVRIRNGEICYWPNLGYGRFGAKVTMDRSPRFASMDRLDPQRLRLADIDGSGTTDLIYLGETTIEVWFNQAGNAWGEKQKISSFPPIDNLAYVQVADLLGIGVTCLVWSSPLPTHGARRVLYMDLMGGVKPHLLTSIQNNLGKEEKLHYTSSTQFYLEDKKRGQPWLTPLPFPVQVVERTELIEHVTGATYSSRYSYHHGYYDGIEREFRGFGLVKQWDTDQFSVSNELDQPPVLTKTWFHTGAWLGRQRMTDHFRNEYYAGDSKAFNVAPTLFPPNLTNEEKRQACQALKGQPLRTEIYRIDGTPQSEHPFQVMEYAYQIQRLQAAFDDHDAVFYVYQSEAVTYHYERNPEDPRVARELTLEVDEFGNTRKAAAIAYPRRNAQINDQAKLAPQMETVVIYTESDYVNRAEADVYRIGTLLEQRAYELTGLPPTIANGLFSMDELVSLVETSELIPFEVASNKQTPQKKLVQSARIRYWKDDLSGPLPMGEVDVFAFPYETYELALTPGLIAEVYGDRVDRMLLAEAGYVEMDGNWWLASGYPTFDATRFYHPIAYTDPFGAMTTTKYDKYALFPIETVAPDPLPGVAGDVTRISYDYRTLQAEQLIDPNGNRSVARFDALGMVAATALMAKPSEQTGDSLAEFVERKPNTLAESVADPHHFLQQATTRFMIDLDAFQRERQPVGIHTIARETHHFELGPNEVSRVQHLLSYQDGLGRELMTKARAEAGKAPDRDPQTGALIIIDNQVQMVDTPMRWIGSGRTIYDNKGNPVKQYEPFFTDGHDYEEEAQLVMWGVSSILRYDPLGRLIRTDFPDGSFEKVAFDPWSQTQWDGNDTVLESEWYRERNNPDPTGAEPSDPDRRAAWLAAQHANTPAMSYLDTLGQAFLQIEDNGEAGQYEQRITFDLSGNPLEVTDAKQRVVMRTRYDLLGRPLETNSVDQGMRWMFVGADEQPVRLWDERGHQFEMRYDALRRPTETWIHSVDSGDPYLSAKVEYGEAQPQAEKYNLRGQVYRQFDQAGIVVIDAYDFKGNPLSQRRTLTESFDSVIDWSANPSMESDSYEQTARFDALNRPIAQQQPDQSVLYYSYQSSGLLTKIAGVLPNGQQQSQAAFVEQIDYNARGQRERIVYGNGVETSYVYDEQTFRLTRLETIRLSDSARLQALAYTYDPVGNVTEIHDEAQQTTFFKNSVVEPNSRFSYDPLYRLKKAEGREASGQGLPMSAAPKELPIAELPHAHDNEAMRRYVEEYEYDEVGNLIRLAHRLSNPAFQDQQWTRHYQYEAENHRLLSTSLPGDDTDVVRNAGEMYSARYAYDAHGNMTQMPHLAKLDWDPHDQLRRVDLGGGGEEFYTYDAAGERVRKTHRHRGGSTIEQRIYFGGFEIYRKSRKGQLELERTSLHVLDGNARIALIETKKIDTSEAILDSKPVIRYQLHNHLQSASIELDEVGRLISYEEYLPFGERAYQSGRNAAETSLKRYRYTGKERDETTGLYYYGARYYLAWLGRWASADPAGFVDGLNLYAYVSNNPLKYVDPEGLQSQEIDGYLSIGENCYPNPESSGDQPELNQTEESNEKKEFTREQIIDLLQQALLIEDFVERLDFLLDKGIEEEYRSALFTLWYDGVPVGANLKLLRAARDQANQMFNNMEFLIEDADRGAMVVRGHSLKREIHNRNVQRIINRMKKLESKINTLGGALGVGVGLAIGMEGDDLDNLIIFGGTVGGLGRRQKVSLATPRRASQNHVGRTIGNGDSTRDTTLSNKVNGDRIMRRHLEPRRPTPTHEQIRNQQQLRMMELRTLYWLDKVHGPAR, from the coding sequence ATGAGCAAGCATCGAATACAGGATCAAAGAAGCGCAGGAATTCGGGATTCGGCGCAGCAACCGCAACAATCGCGAGGTCAAGAAACTTCTTCCCAGCAATCCTTTTCTTCGGGAGGAGGATTACCGATCCTTTCCGCTCCTCAGCTTTCTTTACCGAAAGGCGGTGGAGCGATCCAAAGTATGGATGAAAAGTTGTCAGTCCACTCGAATACAGGCGCGGCATCGTTGTCGATCCCCCTTTATATATCCCCTGGCCGTCAGGAATTTCAGCCCGCGTTGTCGCTGTCCTACGATTCGGGCGCAGGGAATAGTCCGTTTGGATTGGGCTGTTCTGTCTCGATCCCGTCGATTACACGGAAAACAGCGAAAGGAATTCCGACCTATCGGGATTCGGAAGATGCGGATACGTTTATTTTTGGGGGAGCGGAAGATCTCGTCCCGTTCAACGCAAACGCAAGCGAAACGGGGGAAGCGACATCTGATGTTTTCCATCGTGTAGAAGAGGGTGTGGAATACAGGGTCCGCCGCTATCGACCGCGAATCGAAGGCCTCTTTATCCGCATCGAACGATGGACTGAAGTCCATAGTGGAATCATCCATTGGCGCAGCGTTTCCAAAGACCAAGTGACAAGTATTTATGGAAAAAAAGAGGAAGCGCGCATAGCGGATCCACAACATCCGAATAAAATTTTCCAGTGGAATTTGGAACAGTCGTATGACACAAAAGGGAATATTATCGTTTACGAATACAAACGGGAAGATGGGCTTAATGTAAAGTCCCATGCCTTGAACGAACAACATCGCTTCAAATTATCTAAATTTTCAAACTTATATCTTAAAAGAATACGCTACGGCAATCAGCGGCCATTTGAAGCTAGCGAGTGGTTATTTGAAGTCGTTTTCGATTATGGGGAACATGGTGATTTAGCGGAAATACCCCAGTATGAACTAACGCGCGAGTGGTCGGTTAGAAAAGATCCTTTTTCAAGCTATCGATCCGGTTTTGAAATCCGAACGTATCGTTTATGTCAACGCGTGTTGATGTATCACCATTTTGTTGAATTAGGCGAAGGACCGACCCTCACGCGGTCAACGAACTTTACATATGAACACGGGGCAGCGTTGACGACACTGATTAAAGTGGAGCAAATCGGTTTTCGTAAAGGGGCAAATGGTCACATCGAACAACAGACATTTCCGCCGCTTGAACTGAACTATTCAAAATCGGTGTTGCAGGGTCAACTGAAAGAGCTTGATCCGACCAGTCTTGAGAATGCGCCGGCGGGAATCGATGGCGACGCCTACCGGCTGATTGATCTCGATGGAGAAGGTTTGCCTGGCATACTGGCGCAAGGGCCCAATGCTTGGTATTACAAGCGAAATTTGGGAAATGGAAAATTTGGAACTCAGAAGTTGGTGGATCCGCTTCCCGCGTTGGCTCGTTCGCCGCGCCGTAAACACCAATTAACCGATGTGACAGGGAGCGGACAGCTCGATTTAGTAGAATACGACGGAACACGGGCAGGATTTTATGAACGCAATGAAGAGGGAAGTTGGCAACCATTTACCCCGTTGCACTCGATTCCGAATGTCAATTGGAATGATCCCAATCTTCGCTTTATCGATTTGACAGGCGATGGACGGCTCGATCTGTTGTTGACGGAAGATACAGTATTCACATATTACCCAACAAAAGGGAGCGAAGGGTTTGGTTTGCCGCAAAGGGTACAGAAGGAGATTGATGAGGAAAAAGGTCCGAATCTCGTTTTCGCCGATGCGATCGAATCAATTTATTTAGCGGATATGTCGGGGGATGGTTTGACAGACCTCGTCCGCATTCGCAATGGAGAAATTTGCTATTGGCCAAACCTTGGGTATGGGCGTTTCGGGGCGAAGGTGACGATGGATCGTTCGCCGCGTTTCGCTTCGATGGATCGGCTTGACCCTCAGCGCTTGCGCTTGGCGGATATCGATGGATCAGGAACGACGGATTTAATTTATTTGGGAGAGACGACAATTGAAGTCTGGTTCAATCAGGCGGGAAATGCCTGGGGTGAAAAACAGAAGATATCTTCCTTTCCCCCGATTGACAATTTAGCTTACGTACAGGTTGCGGATCTACTTGGAATCGGCGTGACTTGCCTTGTCTGGTCTTCTCCTTTACCGACACATGGGGCGCGACGCGTGTTGTATATGGATTTGATGGGCGGAGTAAAGCCGCATTTGTTAACATCGATTCAAAATAATCTGGGTAAAGAGGAGAAACTGCATTATACCTCCTCGACTCAATTTTATTTGGAAGATAAAAAAAGAGGGCAACCGTGGCTCACGCCCCTCCCGTTTCCTGTCCAAGTTGTGGAACGGACCGAACTCATTGAGCATGTGACAGGCGCAACGTACAGCTCGCGTTATTCGTACCATCACGGTTACTATGATGGAATTGAACGGGAATTTCGTGGGTTCGGTCTTGTGAAACAATGGGATACCGATCAGTTTTCTGTTTCAAACGAACTTGATCAACCGCCCGTCTTGACCAAAACATGGTTCCATACAGGGGCTTGGCTCGGACGGCAACGAATGACAGACCATTTTAGAAATGAATATTACGCCGGCGATTCTAAGGCGTTCAATGTAGCGCCAACATTGTTCCCGCCTAACTTGACAAATGAAGAAAAAAGGCAAGCGTGTCAAGCGTTGAAAGGGCAGCCGCTGCGTACAGAAATATATAGGATCGATGGAACGCCACAAAGTGAACATCCTTTTCAGGTGATGGAGTATGCCTATCAGATTCAGCGGTTGCAAGCGGCGTTCGATGATCACGATGCGGTGTTTTATGTTTATCAAAGCGAGGCGGTGACCTATCACTATGAGCGTAATCCAGAAGATCCGCGTGTAGCGCGGGAGCTAACCTTGGAAGTGGATGAATTCGGAAACACAAGGAAAGCTGCCGCTATCGCCTATCCGCGTCGAAACGCGCAAATCAATGATCAAGCGAAGCTAGCGCCACAAATGGAAACGGTTGTCATCTACACCGAATCCGATTATGTGAATCGGGCGGAGGCGGATGTGTATCGCATCGGGACCTTGCTTGAACAGCGGGCGTATGAGTTAACGGGACTTCCACCGACCATAGCGAATGGCTTGTTTTCAATGGACGAACTCGTTTCCTTGGTTGAAACGTCGGAGCTGATCCCATTTGAGGTCGCGTCGAACAAGCAAACACCGCAAAAAAAGCTGGTTCAATCCGCTCGAATTCGGTATTGGAAAGACGACTTATCGGGTCCGCTCCCGATGGGTGAAGTGGACGTGTTCGCGTTCCCGTATGAAACGTACGAACTTGCCTTGACGCCGGGATTGATTGCGGAAGTATACGGCGATCGCGTTGATCGAATGTTGCTTGCGGAAGCGGGGTACGTGGAAATGGACGGTAATTGGTGGCTCGCTTCGGGTTATCCAACGTTTGACGCGACTCGCTTTTATCATCCGATCGCCTATACAGATCCGTTTGGAGCGATGACCACAACGAAATATGACAAGTACGCGTTGTTTCCAATCGAAACGGTGGCGCCCGATCCACTGCCAGGGGTAGCGGGCGATGTTACGCGGATCAGCTACGATTATCGGACGTTGCAAGCGGAACAACTGATTGATCCCAATGGGAATCGCTCGGTCGCGCGTTTCGATGCGTTGGGAATGGTTGCGGCCACGGCGTTGATGGCTAAGCCGTCAGAACAAACGGGAGATTCACTCGCTGAATTTGTGGAGCGAAAACCGAATACGCTTGCTGAGAGTGTAGCGGATCCGCATCACTTTCTACAACAGGCGACCACCCGCTTTATGATCGATCTGGACGCGTTTCAACGGGAACGTCAACCTGTCGGAATCCATACGATCGCGCGGGAAACGCACCATTTTGAACTGGGTCCAAATGAAGTGAGTCGGGTCCAACATCTCCTTTCGTATCAGGATGGACTCGGCAGGGAACTGATGACAAAGGCGCGAGCGGAGGCAGGGAAAGCGCCTGACCGCGATCCGCAAACGGGAGCCCTAATCATCATCGACAATCAGGTTCAGATGGTAGACACACCGATGCGATGGATCGGCAGCGGTCGAACGATCTACGACAACAAGGGCAATCCCGTCAAACAATATGAGCCCTTTTTTACCGATGGGCATGACTATGAGGAAGAAGCGCAGCTTGTGATGTGGGGCGTCAGCTCCATTTTACGCTATGATCCGCTCGGTCGTTTGATTCGAACGGATTTTCCAGACGGTTCGTTTGAAAAGGTAGCCTTCGATCCGTGGTCGCAAACGCAATGGGATGGCAATGATACCGTCCTCGAAAGCGAGTGGTACCGAGAGCGTAACAATCCCGATCCTACAGGCGCGGAACCGAGCGATCCCGACAGACGGGCGGCGTGGTTGGCCGCCCAACATGCAAATACACCTGCGATGAGCTACTTGGATACGTTAGGTCAGGCGTTTTTGCAGATCGAAGACAATGGGGAGGCGGGTCAATATGAACAACGCATTACGTTCGATCTATCCGGTAATCCCCTCGAAGTTACCGACGCAAAACAACGTGTTGTGATGCGGACGCGCTACGATTTGCTCGGTCGCCCGCTTGAAACGAACAGTGTCGATCAAGGCATGAGGTGGATGTTTGTGGGTGCCGATGAGCAGCCTGTTCGGCTATGGGACGAACGCGGTCACCAATTCGAAATGCGCTACGATGCGTTGCGCCGACCGACGGAAACGTGGATTCATTCAGTGGACAGCGGCGATCCCTATCTGTCTGCAAAGGTGGAATATGGGGAGGCCCAACCGCAAGCGGAGAAATACAATCTACGCGGGCAAGTATATCGACAGTTTGATCAGGCGGGAATTGTTGTGATCGATGCGTACGATTTTAAAGGGAATCCGTTAAGTCAACGCAGAACGCTAACGGAATCATTTGACAGCGTGATCGACTGGTCTGCGAATCCTTCCATGGAAAGCGACTCCTATGAACAGACAGCCCGCTTTGACGCGCTTAATCGCCCGATTGCGCAACAGCAGCCCGATCAAAGCGTTTTGTACTATAGCTATCAATCGTCAGGCCTACTTACAAAAATAGCAGGTGTGTTGCCAAACGGGCAACAACAATCCCAGGCTGCTTTTGTTGAACAAATTGATTACAACGCGCGTGGTCAACGGGAGCGAATCGTATATGGTAACGGCGTCGAAACGAGCTACGTGTATGATGAACAGACTTTTCGTTTAACTCGTTTGGAGACAATCCGTTTGTCGGACAGCGCGCGATTGCAAGCGCTCGCCTACACATATGATCCAGTCGGGAATGTAACCGAGATCCACGATGAGGCCCAGCAGACCACTTTTTTCAAAAATAGTGTGGTCGAACCGAACAGTCGATTTAGCTATGATCCGCTCTATCGGTTAAAAAAGGCGGAGGGAAGAGAGGCATCAGGTCAGGGCTTACCGATGTCCGCGGCGCCAAAGGAATTACCGATTGCCGAACTGCCGCACGCTCATGATAACGAGGCGATGCGTCGGTATGTCGAGGAATACGAGTATGACGAGGTTGGCAACTTGATTCGTCTGGCTCATCGGTTGTCGAACCCGGCTTTTCAAGATCAGCAATGGACCCGACACTACCAATATGAGGCGGAAAATCACCGGTTGCTATCAACAAGTTTACCTGGAGATGACACGGATGTTGTACGCAACGCGGGTGAAATGTATTCCGCGCGCTACGCGTATGATGCCCATGGCAACATGACTCAGATGCCGCATCTAGCGAAGCTCGACTGGGACCCGCATGATCAATTGCGCAGAGTCGATTTAGGCGGGGGCGGCGAGGAATTTTATACCTATGACGCAGCAGGAGAACGCGTTCGAAAAACACATCGACACCGAGGTGGCTCAACCATCGAACAGCGAATCTATTTTGGCGGGTTTGAAATCTACCGAAAAAGTCGAAAGGGTCAGCTTGAATTAGAGCGGACTTCCTTGCATGTGTTGGACGGCAACGCGCGCATCGCTTTAATAGAAACGAAAAAAATCGACACGAGCGAAGCGATACTCGATTCGAAGCCCGTGATCCGCTATCAATTGCATAATCACCTCCAATCGGCATCAATTGAATTGGATGAAGTAGGCCGCTTGATCTCGTATGAGGAGTATCTTCCATTCGGCGAAAGGGCCTATCAATCAGGACGCAATGCGGCGGAAACAAGCTTGAAGCGGTATCGCTATACCGGGAAGGAACGCGATGAAACAACCGGACTCTACTATTACGGAGCGCGCTATTATCTCGCTTGGTTAGGAAGATGGGCAAGCGCCGATCCGGCAGGCTTTGTCGATGGGTTAAATCTGTATGCCTATGTCTCAAATAATCCGTTGAAGTATGTGGATCCAGAGGGATTGCAAAGCCAGGAGATTGATGGGTATTTATCGATAGGAGAAAACTGCTACCCGAATCCTGAGTCATCTGGCGATCAACCTGAATTAAATCAAACGGAGGAATCGAATGAGAAGAAGGAGTTCACTCGTGAACAGATTATTGATCTGCTGCAACAAGCACTCTTGATAGAGGATTTTGTTGAGAGATTAGACTTTTTATTGGATAAAGGGATTGAAGAAGAATATCGTTCCGCTCTTTTTACTCTTTGGTATGATGGCGTCCCCGTAGGCGCGAATTTGAAACTGTTAAGGGCGGCTCGAGACCAAGCAAACCAAATGTTTAATAATATGGAATTTTTAATTGAGGATGCTGACCGAGGAGCGATGGTTGTACGGGGACATAGCCTAAAGCGAGAGATTCATAATCGCAACGTGCAAAGGATAATTAATCGTATGAAAAAATTAGAGAGTAAGATCAATACCTTGGGTGGCGCGTTAGGGGTCGGAGTCGGACTTGCGATAGGTATGGAAGGCGATGATCTTGATAATCTCATTATTTTTGGTGGAACAGTAGGTGGGCTAGGGAGGCGTCAAAAAGTAAGTTTAGCGACGCCAAGGCGCGCAAGCCAGAATCACGTAGGAAGGACTATTGGCAATGGAGATAGTACGCGCGATACCACTTTATCTAATAAAGTGAATGGGGATAGGATTATGCGGCGACATCTAGAGCCAAGACGACCTACTCCAACCCATGAACAAATTCGCAACCAACAACAACTCCGAATGATGGAGCTCAGAACGCTTTATTGGTTAGATAAAGTGCACGGTCCAGCAAGATAA